In a single window of the Aminomonas paucivorans DSM 12260 genome:
- a CDS encoding flagellar basal body L-ring protein FlgH produces the protein MSCRSAGEGLLLRGLLFLVVLACGWGLPLQPCGAESLWQEDANLFTDRKPSKVGDIVTVLVQETTDTKDEGKTTAKKTDKSGVQDWTGVFDFLRGFVIGAASDTTGDGKSERKHHIKTSIGCVVTEITPGGNLVLLGTRDLMTQAEKMQVSFTGVVRPEDIGPNNTVSSNRVANAEIRVEGKGSISRLQKPGIFTQILQSIF, from the coding sequence ATGAGCTGCCGCAGCGCGGGGGAAGGGCTCCTTCTTCGGGGGCTCCTGTTCCTGGTGGTTCTTGCGTGCGGTTGGGGGCTTCCGCTTCAGCCTTGCGGCGCCGAGTCGCTGTGGCAGGAGGACGCCAACCTCTTTACGGATCGGAAGCCTTCGAAGGTGGGGGACATCGTCACGGTCCTGGTGCAGGAGACCACGGACACCAAGGACGAGGGGAAGACCACCGCCAAGAAGACCGACAAGAGCGGAGTGCAGGATTGGACTGGGGTGTTCGATTTCCTCCGGGGATTCGTCATCGGGGCAGCCTCGGACACCACGGGGGACGGTAAATCGGAGCGGAAACATCACATCAAGACGTCCATCGGTTGCGTGGTCACGGAGATCACACCTGGGGGCAACCTGGTCCTCCTGGGGACGAGGGACCTCATGACCCAGGCGGAGAAGATGCAGGTGAGCTTTACCGGCGTGGTCCGACCCGAAGATATCGGTCCGAACAACACCGTCTCCAGCAACCGGGTGGCCAACGCGGAAATCCGGGTGGAGGGCAAGGGGTCCATCAGCCGTCTCCAAAAGCCGGGCATCTTCACGCAGATCCTCCAGAGCATCTTCTAG
- the flgA gene encoding flagellar basal body P-ring formation chaperone FlgA produces MALRSCLRRWRLGPSRRFFFGLVALFLLCEATWGEATAPRLVVVLPEAICPRGSSVFLGEYASLEGEQELVDRASLAPLSLSGGKLTRGQVVAALQDQGLAGIPVRLQMPTSVTLGQEDPLEGRIRRAAHWPWRVAARPDRPVDPATPLPPGLRSGMRSVSLNVATSEEPARFVRVVLRWYQPQVVAKSPLRKGETIRREDVFLRLGIQDTYRLLAHSFQQVEGKVLRIPVKAGVPVAMEVLVRDEVVHAGNQVVLSSVVGSVAVEAKGRALEQGAVGDTIRVRNLDTRQIVSGVVIGPGRVEILQKEDGGV; encoded by the coding sequence TTGGCGCTTCGTAGCTGTCTGCGGCGGTGGAGGCTGGGGCCTTCCCGCCGTTTCTTCTTTGGTCTGGTCGCTTTGTTTCTCCTGTGCGAGGCGACGTGGGGAGAGGCGACGGCCCCTCGCCTCGTGGTGGTCCTTCCGGAGGCGATCTGCCCGAGGGGAAGCTCGGTCTTCCTCGGGGAATACGCTTCCCTGGAGGGGGAACAGGAGCTGGTGGATCGGGCTTCCCTGGCTCCTCTTTCCCTTTCCGGGGGAAAACTGACCCGGGGGCAGGTGGTGGCGGCGCTGCAGGATCAGGGTCTGGCGGGGATTCCCGTTCGCCTCCAGATGCCCACCTCGGTGACCTTGGGGCAGGAAGACCCCTTGGAAGGGCGAATCCGCAGGGCGGCGCACTGGCCCTGGCGGGTGGCGGCCCGCCCCGATCGGCCGGTGGACCCGGCGACCCCGCTCCCTCCGGGTCTTCGAAGCGGCATGAGGAGCGTCTCCCTGAACGTGGCGACATCGGAGGAACCGGCTCGCTTCGTCCGCGTGGTCCTTCGGTGGTACCAGCCGCAGGTGGTGGCGAAGAGCCCTCTCCGCAAGGGAGAGACGATCCGGCGGGAGGACGTGTTCCTGCGCCTGGGGATCCAGGACACCTACAGGCTCCTTGCCCACTCCTTCCAACAGGTGGAGGGGAAGGTGCTCCGGATCCCCGTGAAGGCGGGGGTTCCCGTGGCCATGGAGGTGTTGGTTCGGGACGAGGTGGTGCACGCGGGGAACCAGGTGGTCCTATCCAGCGTCGTAGGCTCCGTGGCGGTGGAGGCGAAGGGGAGGGCCCTTGAGCAGGGAGCGGTGGGTGATACCATTCGAGTGCGGAACCTGGATACTCGCCAGATCGTCTCGGGGGTCGTGATTGGCCCGGGGCGCGTGGAGATTCTGCAGAAGGAGGATGGAGGCGTATGA
- the flgG gene encoding flagellar basal-body rod protein FlgG, with protein sequence MIRSLWSGATGMIAQQTNLDVVSNNLANVNTSGYKKVRADFQDLMYQIDREPGAPVEPASMIPTGIQVGLGTRVVGTSRIMGEGNIQTTGNPTDVAIEGDGFYQVTLPDGTLAYTRDGAWRIDGNGQIVTSDGFLLEPAITIPDNMKELIISTTGQVSVLLPGDPNPQEIGQIQLARFVNPGGLRASGKNLFLETPASGAPIVGNPGDDGLGATLQRVLEMANVQVVEEMVNMIVAQRAYEANSKTISTADELLRIANNLRR encoded by the coding sequence ATGATCCGTTCCCTTTGGTCCGGAGCCACGGGCATGATCGCGCAGCAGACCAACTTGGACGTGGTGTCCAACAACTTGGCCAACGTGAATACCTCGGGCTACAAAAAGGTCCGGGCGGACTTCCAGGATTTGATGTACCAGATCGACCGGGAACCCGGGGCGCCGGTGGAACCCGCGTCCATGATCCCCACGGGGATTCAGGTGGGCTTGGGGACTCGCGTGGTCGGCACCAGCCGCATCATGGGAGAGGGCAACATCCAGACGACGGGAAACCCCACGGACGTGGCCATCGAGGGGGATGGATTCTATCAGGTCACCCTGCCCGACGGCACCCTGGCCTACACCCGGGACGGCGCCTGGCGCATCGACGGGAACGGGCAGATCGTCACCAGTGACGGGTTTCTCCTGGAGCCGGCCATTACCATCCCGGACAACATGAAGGAACTCATCATCAGCACCACGGGGCAGGTTTCGGTTCTCCTGCCTGGGGATCCGAATCCCCAGGAGATCGGACAGATCCAGCTGGCTCGGTTCGTCAACCCCGGCGGCCTGCGGGCTTCCGGAAAGAACCTCTTCCTGGAGACTCCCGCCAGCGGGGCCCCCATCGTGGGCAACCCGGGGGACGACGGACTGGGAGCCACGCTCCAGCGAGTGCTGGAAATGGCCAACGTCCAGGTGGTGGAGGAGATGGTGAACATGATCGTGGCCCAGAGGGCCTATGAGGCCAACTCCAAGACCATTTCCACCGCCGACGAGTTGTTGCGCATCGCCAACAACCTCCGGCGCTGA
- a CDS encoding flagellar hook-basal body protein, translating into MFRGIYSGTSAMLVQEKMLDVVGNNLANVDTSGFRARIAVNKSFPEVLMDRVERYPEEGIGPKRFNPRGRVPIGTLSLANVLHETAMRTAPGVMQVTNAPLDVALQEEGFFVVQDGAGNTFYTRSGHFQKNDQGQLVTHDGMLVQGDGGAVEIGDAVRYSLNDRGQLLVNGAVAGQLQVVRFPTPTRMRHVGKSLLAETPDSGAPEEVEQPKVAVGFLERSNVNVVEEMSRMIEANRAYEVAAKTVTIQDELTSRLSSAFGRVS; encoded by the coding sequence TTGTTTCGAGGCATTTATTCGGGAACTTCGGCCATGTTGGTCCAGGAGAAGATGCTCGACGTGGTAGGAAACAACTTGGCCAACGTGGACACTTCCGGCTTTCGGGCTCGCATCGCCGTCAACAAGTCCTTTCCGGAGGTCCTGATGGACCGGGTGGAGCGCTACCCCGAAGAGGGGATCGGCCCGAAGCGCTTCAACCCCCGGGGGAGGGTTCCCATCGGAACCCTTTCCCTGGCCAACGTCCTTCACGAGACCGCCATGCGGACAGCCCCGGGGGTCATGCAGGTGACCAACGCCCCTCTGGACGTGGCGCTGCAGGAAGAGGGGTTTTTCGTGGTGCAGGACGGGGCGGGGAACACCTTCTACACCCGTTCGGGGCACTTCCAGAAGAACGATCAGGGGCAGCTGGTCACCCACGACGGCATGCTCGTCCAGGGAGACGGGGGAGCTGTGGAGATCGGCGATGCCGTGCGGTACAGCCTCAACGATCGGGGACAGCTTCTGGTGAACGGAGCGGTGGCGGGGCAGCTCCAAGTGGTACGTTTCCCCACCCCCACGAGGATGCGCCACGTGGGCAAGTCCCTGTTGGCGGAGACGCCCGATTCGGGCGCTCCGGAGGAAGTGGAGCAACCCAAGGTGGCCGTGGGCTTCCTGGAGCGGTCCAACGTCAACGTGGTGGAGGAGATGTCCCGGATGATCGAGGCGAATCGGGCCTATGAGGTCGCGGCCAAGACCGTCACCATCCAGGACGAGCTGACGTCTCGCCTGTCCAGCGCCTTCGGACGGGTGAGTTAA
- the mreB gene encoding rod shape-determining protein codes for MWGKDIGIDLGTATVLIFIKDKGVVLREPSVVAMDQNNGRILAVGEDAKQMLGRTPGNVVAVRPLRDGVIADYTMTEVMLRQFIKKVTSGMERVVRHRVMICVPSGATDVERRAVLEAAIEVGAKEAYLIEEPMAAAIGAGLSIGEPRGNMVVDIGGGTTDIAVISLGGIVVSESLRVGGDKFDESIMRYARKQFNLAVGEQTAEELKMNIGTCFPQGEEMVMDVRGRDLVQGLPRQIQVTSGDVAKAIEESVLAIVSGIRNVLELTPPELAADIIDRGIILTGGGALLRGLPQLVTEQTEINTIVADHPLECVALGTGKALQELDQLKESGTVLSAFRKGGRRR; via the coding sequence GTGGCCATGGACCAGAACAACGGACGGATCCTCGCGGTAGGGGAGGACGCCAAACAGATGCTGGGGAGGACCCCCGGCAACGTGGTGGCGGTCCGTCCCCTGCGCGACGGGGTCATTGCGGACTACACCATGACGGAGGTCATGCTTCGGCAGTTCATCAAGAAGGTCACCTCGGGCATGGAGCGGGTGGTGCGACACCGCGTGATGATCTGTGTCCCCTCCGGCGCCACGGACGTGGAGCGACGGGCGGTGCTGGAGGCGGCCATCGAGGTGGGAGCCAAGGAAGCGTACCTGATCGAGGAGCCCATGGCCGCAGCCATCGGGGCGGGGCTGTCCATCGGGGAGCCCCGGGGCAACATGGTGGTGGACATCGGCGGGGGCACCACGGACATCGCGGTCATCTCCCTGGGGGGGATCGTGGTTTCCGAATCCCTGCGGGTGGGAGGGGACAAGTTCGACGAGTCCATCATGCGCTATGCCCGGAAGCAGTTCAACCTCGCCGTGGGGGAACAGACCGCGGAGGAGCTGAAGATGAACATCGGCACCTGCTTCCCCCAGGGCGAAGAGATGGTCATGGACGTTCGAGGCCGGGACCTGGTCCAGGGGCTTCCTCGGCAGATTCAGGTCACCAGCGGCGACGTCGCCAAGGCCATCGAGGAGTCCGTCCTGGCCATCGTCTCGGGAATCCGCAATGTCCTGGAGCTAACGCCTCCCGAGCTGGCTGCCGATATCATTGACAGGGGAATCATCCTCACCGGCGGCGGAGCGCTTCTTCGCGGGTTGCCTCAACTGGTGACGGAGCAGACGGAGATCAACACCATCGTCGCGGATCACCCCTTGGAGTGCGTCGCCCTGGGAACGGGCAAAGCCCTGCAGGAACTGGACCAGCTCAAGGAATCGGGCACGGTCCTTTCCGCCTTCCGCAAGGGAGGACGACGCCGTTAG